A single region of the Leptodactylus fuscus isolate aLepFus1 chromosome 5, aLepFus1.hap2, whole genome shotgun sequence genome encodes:
- the TPRKB gene encoding EKC/KEOPS complex subunit TPRKB, whose translation MDTTYQLELFPQFKVTILLFNNVKNASQLRKKAMDGSIEGALLNPAMIADPLQVLVAVNKAIHLQLLGKMKTRTLNSEIIFNLSPTNNISEAFKRFGLSDSDSGVLVVLTDDGTRAMSSREIIPHVEGQQVPLADLSQLTDYAKVKKVYKITTQEEKVGSILDAVICRMAVKDVL comes from the exons ATGGATACTACATATCAACTTGAATTATTCCCACAATTTAAAGTGACTATTCTTTTGTTTAATAATGTAAAGAATGCGTCTCAGCTCAGAAAAAAGGCAATGGATGGCTCAATTGAGGGTGCATTACTGAACCCTGCAATG ATTGCGGATCCTCTTCAGGTTCTTGTGGCAGTGAATAAAGCAATCCATTTACAGTTATTGGGAAAAATGAAAACTAGAACTCTCAATTCGGAGATTATATTCAACCTGTCCCCAACTAACAAT ATTTCGGAAGCTTTTAAAAGGTTTGGGCTGTCAGACAGTGATTCTGGAGTTCTTGTTGTTTTGACTGACGATGGGACTAGAGCTATGAGTTCGCGAGAAATAATCCCTCATGTTGAAGGCCAGCAGGTTCCTCTAGCAGATCTGTCACAGCTGACAGACTATGCAAAAGTGAAAAAG GTGTATAAAATTACAACTCAAGAGGAAAAAGTTGGCTCTATATTGGATGCCGTCATTTGCAGAATGGCTGTTAAAGACGTCTTATGA
- the GTSE1 gene encoding G2 and S phase-expressed protein 1: MDAGNGFTLLTDEKFDFDISLSPTSAKEDNEDCDDEVFIGPVGHKEKCITAVLKSPSSEESVSPLTTDRLAWSPLSGDKFVEIFKEAHLLALQLECFANDDQKKEEPAQTVPNPSVETFVQESKSKLNLFDSFNEVTKTPVAIKRETYCIQDSPFHQLPPSVQQRLAPNKKTESLCGPESQNLSSPLKVPKLVKSHSSSPLAQKTKAPQVKSGGLSATSGKSVSKLQPMKAPAVLTKNNRLAVEKPKAVKTSPARKKNLSSMGSTEDLLSDKSSIASDVSDSSFNTSIVGPSKRTLPVPNKLGLSKAQFKTPSTTVGVRRNTSSSSSSHSSMNASLNSSLSFSPPAVTAKLNSSINTSVNTLVTSSRLKPNTNRLALVRPIGGLGSSLKNPTDLSRSNLKPGTEAKPFGNKPASVSITQQHTPSGKIHRQTSAPNLQRLPPPTKTESAVKGTIAKPQARVMPTPTNRLKLPQKQEGLSPDRAIGKSIKPTRLLSCGEIGSGIAQSTPLGATKGIATNSNIAFRSISATPNSKQVSSLPTPVSRRTSGLVTPRTIPRPISSLRPVTDVQASTRSVIKFSAGSAESELEKTEVAKSPCSPIEEDHAAASTICCSLNFSPESKPEIVAPSEEKQTVNEKPSEVLLIDIEVDKANMKVRKPSSDTESQPLIDLSNTPEFNKRLVPLKPANIGQLIDLSSPLIKLSPTGDKENIDYDSPLLKF, encoded by the exons ATGGATGCCGGTAATG GTTTTACCCTTTTGACTGATGAAAAATTTGATTTTGATATATCTCTGTCTCCTACAAG TGCGAAAGAGGACAATGAAGACTGTGATGATGAAGTGTTCATCGGGCCAGTGGGACATAAAGAGAAATGTATTACAGCTGTTTTAAAGAGTCCGAGTTCTGAGGAAAGCGTCTCTCCTCTAACCACTGACCGGTTGGCCTGGAGTCCCCTGAGTGGTGATAAATTTGTAGAAATCTTTAAAGAAGCACATTTACTTGCCCTACAACTGGAATGTTTTGCTAATGACGACCAGAAGAAAGAGGAACCTGCACAGACTGTACCAAACCCATCTGTGGAGACATTTGTTCAGGAGTCAAAGTCTAAACTAAATCTCTTTGATTCATTTAATGAAGTCACTAAAACTCCAGTTGCCATTAAGAGAGAGACCTATTGCATACAGGATAGCCCTTTCCACCAGCTTCCCCCCTCCGTTCAGCAGAGACTTGCCCCTAACAAAAAAACTGAAAGCTTATGTGGCCCCGAATCACAGAATCTCTCTAGTCCCCTCAAGGTACCAAAACTGGTGAAAAGTCACTCATCGTCCCCACTTGCACAGAAAACTAAAGCTCCTCAAGTAAAAAGTGGTGGTCTGTCAGCAACCAGTGGTAAATCTGTAAGCAAACTACAACCTATGAAGGCACCTGCTGTACTTACAAAAAACAACCGGTTAGCTGTGGAGAAG CCCAAAGCAGTTAAGACTAGTCCTGCTAGAAAGAAAAATCTGAGCAGTATGGGCTCCACTGAAGACTTGCTATCTGATAAATCCAGTATTGCATCTGATGTCAGTGATTCTTCCTTCAATACCAGCATTGTGGGACCAAGCAAAAGGACCCTACCTGTGCCAAATAAG CTTGGATTAAGCAAAGCACAGTTCAAAACACCATCAACAACAGTGGGTGTAAGAAGGaacacctcctcctcctcatcctcccatTCTAGCATGAATGCTAGTCTTAACTCCAGCCTGTCCTTCTCTCCACCTGCAGTTACTG CTAAGCTCAATTCATCTATCAACACCTCAGTGAACACGTTAGTCACCAGTTCACGACTAAAGCCAAACACAAACCGCCTTGCACTTGTCCGCCCTATTGGTGGCTTGGGATCATCTCTGAAAAACCCCACTGACTTATCTAGAAGTAATCTAAAGCCAGGTACAGAAGCAAAACCTTTTGGTAATAAACCTGCTTCAGTGTCTATTACCCAACAACATACTCCATCTGGCAAGATTCATAGACAAACATCTGCACCTAATTTGCAAAGATTGCCTCCACCAACTAAAACTGAAAGTGCTGTAAAAGGAACAATTGCCAAACCTCAGGCAAGGGTAATGCCTACCCCAACAAATAGACTAAAGCTTCCACAAAAGCAGGAAG GATTGTCACCTGATCGGGCTATAGGAAAGTCTATTAAACCAACACGGTTACTGTCTTGTGGTGAAATCGGAAG TGGCATTGCTCAAAGCACTCCATTGGGAGCAACAAAAGGAATCGCAACCAATTCTAATATAGCATTTAGGAGTATATCTGCTACTCCGAACTCAAAACAGGTGTCTTCCCTGCCAACACCTGTCAGCCGCAGAACATCTGGACTTGTAACACCAAGAACTATCCCAAGGCCCATTTCTTCTTTGAGACCGGTAACAGATGTCCAAGCATCCACCAGATCTGTGATAAAGTTTTCTGCTGG GTCTGCAGAATCTGAACTGGAGAAGACTGAAGTTGCTAAAAGTCCATGCTCTCCTATTGAGGAAGACCATGCTGCTGCTTCTACAATCTGCTGCTCCTTAAACTTTTCTCCAGAAAGCAAACCTGAAATTGTGGCACCAAGTGAGGAGAAACAGACCGTAAATGAAAAACCATCAGAG GTTTTGTTGATTGACATTGAGGTGGACAAAGCAAATATGAAAGTGAGAAAGCCATCATCTGACACTGAGAGCCAACCTCTTATTGACCTTTCCAACACCCCAGAATTTAACAAGAGACTTGTACCTCTCAAGCCAGCCAATATTGGACAG